The sequence CGCCGCGCTGCGCGAGGCGCGGGAGGAGACCGGTCTCGATCCGGCCGGTGTCCAGGTGGTCGGCACGATGCCCGAGCTGTACGTCTGGCGCAGCGACAACCGGGTCACCCCGGTGCTGGGCTGGTGGCACACGCCCAGCGTGGTGCACGCGGCCTCGCCCGACGAGGTGGAGGCGGTGGAGCGCGTCCCGATCTCCGAGCTCGTCGATCCCGCCAACCGGCTCAGGCTGCGCCACCCGAAAGGCCCGTCCGGCCCGGCGTTCCGGGTGCGCGGGCTGCTGGTGTGGGGCTTCACCGCAGGGGTGCTCGACGGGGTGCTCACCGCGTCGGGCTTCGAGCTCCCCTGGGACCGGTCACGGATCGAGGATCTGCCTCCGGACGTCCTCAACCTCGCCTCCCGTTGACAGCGCCAGGCCCAGGCGGGCCCAGTCGGCCACGTCGTGGTCGGGGTCCCTCGACAGCCGCCGCAGAGCCGCCAGGCCCATCGGGTCGGGCGGGTTGCCCATGATGTTCGGCAGCGCGTAGGCCGCGCCGTACCTGACCCTGGGGTCGGCGTGCTCGCCCAGGGCGATCACCGACGGCAGCGCGCGGCGGTCCCTGAGATGGCCGAAGGCGATCAGCACCGAGTAGAGGACCATGCAGTCGTCCTCGCTGGTGGCCAGGTAGCGCAGCACCGGCAGGCTCCGGTCGGTGAAGCCGAGCCTGCCCAGGATGTCCACCCCGAGCATCCGCTCGGAGGCGGTCTCACCCGCGCACAGCCGCCGGGCCGCGGTGAAGGTCTCCAGATCACCTCGCGCGTGCAACACGGCGATCGCCTGCCAGCGGATCGTGCCGTCGTGGTCCTGGTCCCGCAGCGCGGTCTCGATGAGAGACTCCACGGCCGCCGACCCCCCGATCGTTGCCATATGACCACGATAACCGCATGGACCTACACGAAGGGGTGCACGCGCGGGGCGGCGGCTGGATACCGTAAAGGGGTGAGCGGTGATCTACTCGATCTCATCCTGATCGCCCTGATGGTGGCCTTCGCGGTGTCGGGATACCGCCAGGGGTTCATCATCGGGGCCCTGAGCTTTGTCGGATTCGTCGGTGGTGGGCTGCTGGGCATCTTCATCGCCCCGCCGATCGCCGGCGCTTTCGTCGACGGCGAGACCGAGCGGGCGCTGCTCGCCATCGTCATCGTCTTCCTGACCGCGACGATCGGGCAGTTCGCGTCCTCGACCATCGGCGCGGTGGTCCGCAGCCACGTCACCTGGGAGCCCGCCAAGGTGGTCGACGCGGTCGGCGGCACCTTCGCCAGCGCGTTCTCGGTGCTGATCATCGCCTGGCTGATCGGCTCGCTGATCTCCTCCTCCCAGTTCACCCTGCTGAGCGAGCAGGTCAACAAGTCACTGCTGATCAGCACCGTCGACCAGGCGATGCCGAAGGCGGCCAAGGACTTCCAGAAGCCCTTCAAGGACTTCATCGACACCTCCGGCTTCCCCAAGGTGTTCGACGCCATAGGGGCCGGCCAGCTCGTCGAGGTCGAGCCGCCCGACAAGAGCGTGCCCAAGGGGGCGCAGCTCTCACGGGCCCGCCGGGGCATCGTCAAGGTCCAGGGCGTCGCCTCCAGCTGCCGCCGGCACATCGAGGGCACCGGCTTCGTCTACTCCCAGAACAAGATCATGACGAACGCCCACGTGGTCGCGGGTGTCGACCAGGAGCTGCAGGTCACCGACTACCTCAACAACGCCCACGCGGCCAAGGTCGTGCTCTACAACCCCGACAGGGACATCGCGATCCTCCACGTCCCCGGACTGAACATGCCGATCCTGCGCTTCGACGGCACCGCCAAGAAGGGCGACGACGCCATCGTCGCCGGCTTCCCGCACGGCGAGGGCTTCACCATGAACGCGGCCCGCATCCGGGTGCAGCAGAAGGCCAGGGGGCTCAACATCTACGAGCGCAAGACCGTCGTCCGCGACGTCTACGCCATCCGCGGCCTGGTCCGGCAGGGCAACTCCGGCGGGCCGCTGCTCACCCCCGACGGCCGGGTCTACGGGGTCGTCTTCGCGGCCGCGCTCGACCAGCAGGAGACCGGCTACGTC comes from Streptosporangium roseum DSM 43021 and encodes:
- a CDS encoding NUDIX hydrolase → MEVPGWLETLAERVARTPVPPPLRPPGSGGRPAAVLMLFGEGPLGPDVLLIQRSSRGRRHAGQPAFPGGGVDPEDGGPIPAALREAREETGLDPAGVQVVGTMPELYVWRSDNRVTPVLGWWHTPSVVHAASPDEVEAVERVPISELVDPANRLRLRHPKGPSGPAFRVRGLLVWGFTAGVLDGVLTASGFELPWDRSRIEDLPPDVLNLASR
- a CDS encoding HEAT repeat domain-containing protein — encoded protein: MATIGGSAAVESLIETALRDQDHDGTIRWQAIAVLHARGDLETFTAARRLCAGETASERMLGVDILGRLGFTDRSLPVLRYLATSEDDCMVLYSVLIAFGHLRDRRALPSVIALGEHADPRVRYGAAYALPNIMGNPPDPMGLAALRRLSRDPDHDVADWARLGLALSTGGEVEDVRRQILDP
- a CDS encoding MarP family serine protease; translated protein: MSGDLLDLILIALMVAFAVSGYRQGFIIGALSFVGFVGGGLLGIFIAPPIAGAFVDGETERALLAIVIVFLTATIGQFASSTIGAVVRSHVTWEPAKVVDAVGGTFASAFSVLIIAWLIGSLISSSQFTLLSEQVNKSLLISTVDQAMPKAAKDFQKPFKDFIDTSGFPKVFDAIGAGQLVEVEPPDKSVPKGAQLSRARRGIVKVQGVASSCRRHIEGTGFVYSQNKIMTNAHVVAGVDQELQVTDYLNNAHAAKVVLYNPDRDIAILHVPGLNMPILRFDGTAKKGDDAIVAGFPHGEGFTMNAARIRVQQKARGLNIYERKTVVRDVYAIRGLVRQGNSGGPLLTPDGRVYGVVFAAALDQQETGYVLTAAEVSPDAEDGSKLFNRVDTQECDQNS